The nucleotide window taagagctaggcagtatgagttaagtgacttgcctggggtcacacagctaggaaatgttgggGGCCAGGCcaagtttgaatccaggacctcctgtctccatccAGTTGAGCTACCTGACTGTCCCCAgatgaatattttttctgaagAGAAACCAAATTTTCATTTCTGACCAGTtttgacttattttctttttattcagagAATGGTACTTGAATGGTGATTATCTCGTTTTGCTGGTTTCCTTGGTGCTCATTCTTCCTTTGTCATTGCTGAGAAATTTAGGTAAGTCAGCTTAACTTTAAATTTAAACACTTAGGACATCATTCATTAGAAATTGTTTCTGGTATCTAAAAACAACCCTGCCCATTGGGGAAGGTGGTGAGAGACTCCCAGTAGGCCAAGTGTGGGCCTTGGAAAGGGGGCCGCTGCTGCTGGGATGGGTAGCTGGTAGAGAGGAAGGCTTCGGTCTTCTTGGGGTGCTGCTCTTCCCAGCTGAGTTTTCGTAGCGCCGAGTCTTGGCACATCTCCTGAGTGAAGCGCTGGTGCCCGCCGGTCCTAGCAGCGGGTCTGATTTTATCTTTCAGTGGGCTTGTTCCCACTGATTCTGGAAATGCGCCCCCCGCTGCACACTTTCCCAGCCCATTGCTGAGCTAAGTGACTGCCCGGCACTTTGTCGTGAGCACCAGCACCCAGGCCTTCTGCAGAGCCACAGTCAAGACCTTTTTTACCTCAGAGGAAATACTTTTGTCTGAACCCATTTCCTCTAATGGCCGAtctccctctccaccccctcCAGGATATCTAGGATATACGAGTGGCTTTTCCTTACTGTGTATGGTGTTCTTCCTGATTGTGGTACGTATGATTTCATTCTTGGGCTGCATCACTTCACAGGGCGCTGCTGTTTGATGTTTTTTCATAATATAGAGGTGAACAAAAATGTaagaagatataattttatttttaggtgaTGTGCAAGAAATTTCAAATTTCTTGTCCTTTTGAAGCTATGAACGAGACGGCGCACTTGACAGCAACTTTCACATCTTCACCAGAAACATTATTTAACAGCACTAACGATGACTCTTGTGAACCCCGGTACTTCATCTTCAACTCACAGGTAACTTGATAGGAATTGCCCTTTTTTAAAAGCCTGAGGAGAGCTAAGcaggaaatgaaatgatttgattGAAAATGTAGTAATCAGAGGAAGAAGCAAAGTTGTatagttttaaataattattagatAAACGAATTAGTCATTGAGAATTCTATGaaagcattgatttttttttcaactccatTAGAACCCCCTAGCAATATAGGCAACTGAAATGAGAATAGAAAATTTAAGCTATAATTTATGCAGCAAACCAATTGGAAAGATAAGAAAGTCTAGAATTTTGCAGACAGATATAAAGGTCGATCATTCTTCCTCAGTAGCAATTGAGGAGCTAATCACATTATGTTCAGTCCTCTTATATTTGCTTTTCAGACTGTCTATGCTGTGCCAATTCTGACATTTTCATTTGTCTGCCATCCTGCCATTCTTCCTATTTATGAAGAGCTGAAAGGGTAAgcattttgcttgttttttgtttgtttttgttttttttaaacccttagcttccatctgggagtcaatactgtacagtattgactccttggtggaagaatggtaagggtaggcaatgggggtcaagtgacttgcccagggtcacacagctgggaagtggctgaggccggatttgaacctaggacctcctgtctctaggcctggctctcactccactgagctacccccacTGCCCCCTTATTTGATATTGATTTGTACTCACAAAAGTGGAAAACTGGGAAAAGGTAATATAATTGTGCATTTTTATTGCTAAAGATCTGTCTGcattttttccttccaattaAATAGCCGAAGTCGTAGAAGAATGATGAATGTGTCCAAGATTTccttttttgccatgtttctcaTGTACCTGCTTGCTGCCATCTTTGGATACTTGACATTTTACGGTAAATAATGCCCagtttacaattttaaaaaattattgattagTTAACGAATGAAGATATACCTCCACATCTAAAAAGAATATAGCATTCAAAAATCTGCTCCaaagagaaaaattggaaagcTCAGAATTTGCATTCCTATATTCAGGGATCTATCATAGAGTAAAATTCCATtcggaagagaccttagagatttcCAATCCAACACTTACTCTCCCTGCTTAACGTATGAGTGCAATGAAGTGAGTTCTCTCCTGCTCCACTCGATTCagctcattccattttggaatcaactGATTATTAGGAAGCTCTCAGTTATATTGCACTAAAATTAGGGAGAGACCTAGGTGTGTGCTCCCTTTCACATGAACAGAGAACAAATCTCCTTTCTCTGGCCATTTTCCTAATATTTGAAGGTAGCTATAGCACATACCTGAAAACACTTTTTTATCTTCTAGGGTAATATAATTTATCCTGCCATTTAGAGCCTGCCAATATTCAAAATAAGTAGAATCtcatttaaaagtgaatttttcCCCTGCTAAtcactcttccccacccccaccaaaaaaaaaatactttaagccAAGCATTAAGATTTAGCCTCTTGGCTCCTGTTGTTTTTAATGGAATTCATGTGGCTAAATCTACACTTGATTCTTTGAAAATGTGCcacttaatgtttttttaattgtattaactacataattccaaattaatcTTATTGGCCTCTTACAGCCCTGTTTTGTGAGTAGCTACCAACTTTTGGGCCAATTATTGCTCGGTTACTTGTCCACAGATCCTGTTGAAGTCATTTCGAGCTTCTAATGGAGAAAATTTATCCCTTTGAAAACAATATTATgacattttctttgtcttccttgtAGGACATGTTGAACCAGAACTGCTTCATACTTACTCCTCAGTCCTAGGTGCTGACATTATTCTTCTCATTGTCCGTTTGGCAGTATTGATGGCTGTTACATTGACAGTACCAGTAGTGATTTTCCCAGTAAGTATTGTCAAATCAGTAATGTGATCATGAGTCTCTTTTAATGTGGCTTTTTAACGACTAGTAAAAAGTGTTAAATAGTCCCAAATTTTTGCTGTTATGCTTTTCAAAGActtataaaaagcaaaaaaaatcgtTTAGACTCTTCAACCTGAGGCATTTTTGTGTAACTAAAAATATTTAACCAACTTAAGTTTCTGAGGGAGCAAAAGAGGGAAATCTCAAGCTAGAAAATGTGGTAATATTTGTAGTTTGCCTCATAATCActtggcttcattttcttttgtctacTAGTTTTTTAACAAATCCactaattctcttttttcctttcctacaTAGATTCGGAGTTCAATCATTCAACTGTTGTGCCCAGCAAAGGATTTTAGCTGGTGGCGTCATAGTTTGATTACTGTGTCCATCTTGGGATTTACCAATTTGCTCGTCATCTTTGTCCCAACTATTAGAGATATCTTTGGTTTCATTGGTAAGCTTTGAATTTAAATCAGTTCAACATTTTTCAGTTACCAGAAAGTGTGCTTTTTGATAATCAGTTGACATGTGAATACTTTGTTTTTGCTAATAGGTGCCTCTGCTGCTGCCATGTTGATTTTTATTCTGCCTTCTGCTTTTTATATCAAGCTAGTAAAGAAAGAATCCATGAAATCTGTGCAGAAGATTGGGGTGAGTAAGGGAAAAATCCAAGCTAACTTTATAGTAGCAATGAATAATTTACCCAATACTGGTTGTTTATCGGACAGACTGATTACTCTAGAATAAAGTAAAGCTATTCTATGTGATATTAGTTATAACCTAAGATAGTTGAAAGGAGGAATGGTTTTATAAAAAGAGTGAATGATTTGAGTGTTAGCAATCATAATAGTCAAAAGAAAATACtcaaaaagaattagaataaagTCATTTAAGGAGCTAGTATGTGACATGGGCTTCTTTTTACCATTAGTACAGAAGTGGCCTGAATGATTTCTTTGCCACATGGACCATAGTTTACTTTCTGTTGTtcaaaatttcctcatctgttctgagggtattattattattttcgaAAGTATGATTTTAACTGCATTGGCAATTTAAAGTTCATATGATGATCAGAGTTCCAGTTCTTAAGGCCtcccaaagatattttaaaaatacaattagtTAAAGCTTGTTTATGGTATTATAGGAAATTTTAGACATGTTTCTAATAAGAGCCTTTTTTAGTAGATTTCACTTGAGATCATCCAGATTTTTACTGACCAGTTTTTAATTGTGTTCCTTCATTCTAGGCTATATTCTTCTTGCTAAGTGGCTTTGTTGTAATGATTGGAAGCATGACTTTGATTGTTCTTGATTGGATCCACAATGCCTCTTCAGATGGCCATTAGCTGGCATAACAGCAAACTTGAATACCAGTCAACTCTCTTCTAAAATGGAACTTCACCTATGTTTGCAGTTTCACTTCCTTTTGCAATGCAGATTTTTTGCTGGTTCTTTCCTGTGCAGAATTAATGAACTCTTTTAAGAAGCTGTTCTgcatgaaagaaatggaaattaacaACAAACCACATGAGTCTCCTGCTAGAGGAAGTGACAATTTTATTCCATTCCAGAGAATGGACAACTTTAACTTTTATCAAGCCACATGTTTggctttttttcattgtttaacttggatattttatgattttacttGAATGTGCCTAATGGAACCATTTGATgtaagaaataattattaatttgcAGTGAAGTGTTAAAATAACCATTAGAGAGAACACTATTATTTTTTGTACCAAAAAATACAAAGACTTCAAAAGCACTATTTTACTTTTAAGAAATTGCTTTTTTTGAACTTTATCCAGATACGGTCAATAGaccaaataaaaatgtttcattagTGTTTAAAACTATTAGTATTATGAATTAACTTGCCTTTTTATAGGCAAAATAAGCCAAATACTTTTTTTATCCAAAAcaagtaatttttaaagaaaattatacattCAAACCAATGTGAGCAAAACTATATCATTGACTAGAAGCATAGTTTTCATTCAAATTTCCATTAATGAAAAGGTATAATTAGTAACATTTGTCAATTGATATTCTATCCCAAATCAGATAAGATTGAGTCTATTTTTTTGTGTTCCTTCTTCCTGTAACCCCCTCAAACCTGGTGGATTCAAATTacgaaatttttaaaagacttttaccCACAAAAATGGAAGGTGATGAAACAAATATTTCTATAGTAAATAAAGAACTAATATATAGAACTTGAGGTACCAAATAGTGCAATTGGGTAAAACAGGGTTTATTCAGTTGCACCACCTATTTCTAGAGTTAACATTGACAGCTATGGTGAGGTTTTTCAGTCAGCTGAAAATTCATTTGCTCTGTGCAGATGACTTGCATCAGTGCATGACTAGGATCTGCTTGCTGTGGGTGTTAACCATTG belongs to Gracilinanus agilis isolate LMUSP501 chromosome 5, AgileGrace, whole genome shotgun sequence and includes:
- the SLC38A2 gene encoding sodium-coupled neutral amino acid transporter 2, yielding MTKTEMGRFNISPDEDSSSYSSNSNDFTFSYPTKQAAMKKSHYVDMDPENQNFLLENNLGKKKYETDFHPGTTSFGMSVFNLSNAIVGSGILGLSYAMANTGIALFVILLTFVSIFSLYSVHLLLKTANEGGSLLYEQLGQKAFGMAGKLAASGSITMQNIGAMSSYLFIVKYELPLVIQALMSIEENKGEWYLNGDYLVLLVSLVLILPLSLLRNLGYLGYTSGFSLLCMVFFLIVVMCKKFQISCPFEAMNETAHLTATFTSSPETLFNSTNDDSCEPRYFIFNSQTVYAVPILTFSFVCHPAILPIYEELKGRSRRRMMNVSKISFFAMFLMYLLAAIFGYLTFYGHVEPELLHTYSSVLGADIILLIVRLAVLMAVTLTVPVVIFPIRSSIIQLLCPAKDFSWWRHSLITVSILGFTNLLVIFVPTIRDIFGFIGASAAAMLIFILPSAFYIKLVKKESMKSVQKIGAIFFLLSGFVVMIGSMTLIVLDWIHNASSDGH